The nucleotide sequence TTGATGATGCCGGCACTACCTTCTGCTTCGTATCGGGCAGATGGATTGGTAATTACCTCTACACGATCTAACGATTCAGAGGGAATCATTTTCAAAGCATCGCCAATATTTGATGCCAAGCCAGAAGGTTTTCCATCGATTAACACACGCACCGATTCGTTTCCACGCAAACTTACATTTCCTTCAGAATCAACTTCAACCGATGGAATATTGTCTAAAACATCGCTTGCCGTTCCACCTTTCACAACGGCGTCATTGCCCACATTGTATATTCGCTTATCCAACTTTAGTTCAACTGCAGCACGTTGCGTTTCAATGACAACGGCGCTTAAAACTTCATTATCCCCTTCCACAGCAATGGTTCCAAGGCTAAGAGCGGTGTTGATTTCTTTTGAATCGATGGTAAAGGTTTTGTATCCTAAATATTCTACTCTTATTTTGTAGGTGTCGGGTGTAACCGGAATACTGAATTTTCCTGTGGCATCGGTCACATCACCTGTAATATTATTAGCGTTTGTAGTACTTTCAATAGTAATATTTGCATATTCTAGCGGCGTGTTTGTTGCTTTTTCAACAACAGTTCCGGTAACCAATACTTGATTGTTTTCTTGCGAAAAAACGGTTGACGTAGCCAATGCAAAAACAGTACAATAAACATAATTTATTGCTTTCATACATTTTTGAATTTAAGTTATGCAAAAGTAGGATTTGATGACCTATTTTTTGCAAATTTGATGTTAAAAAGGAGTATTAAATTGCGTTTTTTTTAAAACAAATAGTTTTTTTATAAAACTTCTTTAATTTTTTCAGCCGGACGGGCAATCACAGCTTTGTTGCCATTAACAACAATGGGACGTTCTATTAACTGCGGAAAATCAACCATAGCTTGAATAATAGCATCAGAAGTCAACTCTTTACCTTTAAAATGTTCTTTCCAAACCGCCTCTTTGGTTCGAACCAAATCAATAGCATCTATTTTTAAAACTTTTAAAAGTGCTTTTATCTCGTTAAAAGAAAGCGGATTTTTTATGTATTGAACAATTTCTACCTCTTTGCCAAGGTCTTGAAGGGTGCACAAACCTTCGCGCGATTTGCTGCATTTTGGATTATGGAAAATCTTAATCATCTGTATCAATTTTTTTACAAATTTAGTTAACTTCGTAGATAAATATTCGTTTTTTTATGTATTTAGAACAATTCAAAAAAGATCAACCAAGTATTTTAAAGTATATTCCTTTTATTGTTGGGTTCATTGGTTTTATGGCGCTGAATATCATTGTTTCAAGTATGATGAATTTAGATGCAAGCACCATGATACAAGACTCTATTAACCGTTTGGGCAAAAACTTTACTTTTTTTACCTTTTTAATTCCTTTTGCGTTTTTCTTGGTTTTGCTATTTGGTTGGTGGCTTGTTATTCACAAATATTCTATAAAACAACTAACCACATCGCGCGCACAAATTGATTATAAACGATTTTTTTTCTCGTTTGGCGTTTGGGGAGGCATTAATATTTTGGTATTGCTGATTAGTTATCTATTGCAACCCGAAAGTTTTCAGTTGCAATTCAATGCACAATCATTTATTCCACTTTTTATAATTGCTTTGATTTTTATACCGATACAAACCAGCTTCGAAGAATATTTTTTTAGAGGCTATTTTATGCAATTTTCTGCATTTGTAACCAAAAATCGAATCGCAGCTTTGATCATTACCTCGGTGGTTTTTGGGTTGATGCACTTAAGTAACCCTGAAGTTTCAAGCATGGGGCTCACGGTTATGATTTTTTATATTGGTTGTGGATTTGTTTTGGGAATAATGACTTTGATGGACGAAGGTTTAGAGCTTGCATTGGGTTTTCACGCAGCCAATAATCTGTTAGGAGCTTTATTGGTGACATCAAACGATGCTGTTTTTCAAACCGATGCCCTTTTTATTTTTAATGGTTCAAGCAATATTTATGAAATGTTGATACAAGTGTTCATTATTTTTCCTATCTTGTTGCTTATTTTTTCAAAAAAATATAATTGGGCAAATTGGAAACAGAAATTATTTAAACCTATTTAGCTATGGAAAAGAAAATTTGTATTCATCCCGATTTTAAATTAAACGGCAGATCATACACCAAAAATAGCATTTGTGAATTGGCAATTGCTTTAATTAGAGATGGCGAAGCGCACGAAAAAGACCTTGGCCGCTTAATTTTAGAATGGTTTGACGATAACACCTATATTTCTCTCACCACTTCCGGAACAACAGGCACTCCCAAACGCATAGAACTGAGCAAACAAGCCATGGAAGCATCTGCATTGGCCACAGGAGAATTTTTTAAATTGCAACCAAAAGATACTGCTTTGCTTTGTTTGCCAACGTGCTACATTGCAGGAAAAATGATGTTTATTAGAGCCGTGTTGTTAGGTTTGGAACTCGATTTTGTGAGCCCAACGAAAGAACCTCTTAAAAACACAAATAAAGTGTATGATTTTGTGGCAATGGTACCTTTGCAAGTTCATCATTCCATAACCCAAATAGAACAATGCAAAACATTAATTGTAGGAGGGGCAAGACTTAGCGATCAAACTAAAGATTTATTGATGGATATGATGGTGAATGTTTATGAAACCTACGGAATGACCGAAACCATTACACACATTGCAGCCAAACGAATTGATGAAAAATATTTTACCGTGTTGCCACATGCCAATATTTCGCAAGACCATCGCGGTTGTTTAGTAATTGAAGCACCTCTTATTGCCGATTATTTAATTGTGACCAATGATTTAGTTGAAATGCCCAATGAAATTCAGTTTGAATGGAAAGGCAGATATGATAATTTAGTGAACAGCGGTGGCGTAAAATTAATCCCCGAAGTGATTGAACAAAAGTTAGCAGAATACATTCCTTATCGCTTTTACGTGATGGGAAAATCGGATAAAGAATTAGGTGAAAAATTGGTTTTGGTTATTGAACACAAACCCTATACGTTGGTGCCTGAAGCTTTTGACAGTTTGGAAAAATATGAAAAACCGCGCGAAACAATTTTCATAGAGAAATTTAAAGAAACTCCTAACGGAAAAGTTTTACGAAAAGAATCGATTAGTTGAAAAAAAATGCTCAAGACGATGTACTTTGAGCATTTTTTAAGCTTAGCGTAATATAAACGCATAAAATGCTACACTTTTTGTGACAGCATTTATTTTTTAACTTTTTTCAATGCGTCTGCATATTTTTTATTAACACCGTTGTCTGCTTCTTTTTCGCAAAGAACTGCTACTTTTGGTACTAATTTCCAGTTGTTTTCTGTTTTTAATTTTATGATTTCTGCCAGGGAATATGCGGTTGCCCAACGCACAACTGTGCCTTCGTTTTCCGCATTAAGCAAAAGATTGTCTATAGCTTTCTCTAATTTTTCAGGATACAATTTTGCAGTGTTTCCAATCACTTTAGCACTTTCCCATTTCAAGCGCGGTTCTTCTTCTTTCAACAATTCAGTAACATATTCAAAAACAGCTTCGTTTGCAATACTGGGTGTTTTCTTAGTAGCCCATTCAATTGCTTCTATACAAGTTGCTTTGTGTGTAGATTTTTGTTGCTCTGCAAAAGCCAATAATTCTTCAATAGGCATTTCATCGCTTAGTAACCATTCACCCAATGTTTTTACTTTTGCTTTTGCTTTTATGGTTTTATCTTTAAACAAATCTTCTATATTCATTTATGCGTTTTGATGTGATTCAAAATTAATCATCCAATTAATACCAAATTTATCGGTAAACATACCAAAATAAGCACCCCAAAAAGTATCTTCCATGGGCATGGTAATTTGTCCACCTGCTGATAAACCATTGAATAATTGATCTGCTTCTTCTTTGCTTTCAGGATTAATCGAGATTGAAAAATTATTTCCTTGCAAAAATGCCGGTGCCCATTCACCACCTGTATCGCTACCCATTAAAACTGTTGAACCAATTGGTAAACCAACATGCATGATTTTGTTTTGATCGGCTTCACTCATTGGTGGCATTCCTTCTTGCGGAGGCATTTCACTAAATCTTCCAAGGTAAGTGAATTCTCCCCCAAAAACCGACTTGTAGAAATTGAACGCTTCTTCGCAATTTCCGTTGAAATTTAAGTAAGTGTGTACTGTTGCCATTTTATATATTTAAAATTTTAGATTATTTCTTTGTTCTAATAAAAATCATTGCAATTGCAGTAGTAACAATACCCATTGCTAGCGCTCCGATGGCACTTTGTATGGCATAGTTGTTATAATTAAAGTATGCTTCAGCCGCAGATGTGGATGGATAGTAACCCAACTCTACTGAGCGCTTTATTACGTTTGGAAAGTATTCCGGAGTTATGATATACGAAGTAATCCATTGTGTAATAGGGCTTAATACAGCGATGCAAAGGGAAAGGATGGCTCCAGAAATTAATCCTTGTTTATAAGTCATGATACCATTATAAAAATTTTTCTTTTTATCCTTCAAACCCATAACCATAAACCAAATGGCAGGAATTGCAAATAAGTTGGTTATATACATGTGATAATCGATGTACGTACTGTGTAAGCCGCTTAGTTTTTCTAGCCACATCCAAACTAAACTCATGATTGCAAAAAGCAGTGCCCATTTTACTTCAATTCTAATATTTTTCATTGTAAGATTTTATCTGTGTTGATCAATTAATATTTGGTTTCCATCTGGATCGATTAGTGTGATGTGAGCCGCTCCTGATGTGTTATGATCTGCTTCTGCAGTTAATGCAATTCCTTGCTTTTTTAAATGCTCTTGTATGGTTCTCACATCGTCAAATGATTCCAAATTTTGCGCATCATTGTCCCAACCCGGATTAAATGTTAGAATATTTCCCTCAAACATACCTTGAAAGAGTCCAATAACAGCATTATCATTTTTTAAAATGATCCAATTTTGGTCGATATTTCCACCTTTGTATTCAAATCCCAATTTTTCGTAAAAATCTTTAGATTGATGTATGTCTTTTACTGCCAAACTTATTGAAAATGCACCTAGTTTCATTGATTTTTATTTTTAAGATGTTTATATATTGCTTGCTATTTTTGTTAAAAATTAACATATCAAATATAATAAAAAATTACATGAGCTTTAATAATTGAACCAAAAAGCTTCAAAATGCTTTTTTAGGAAATAAATATATAAGTTGGTTTAAACAGATAGCAAATCACAATGGTTGCCACAATTCCTAAAAGCAATACATATATATTGGTTGCGTGGATTAAAAAACAAAGCAAACCTACTATTGAACCAATAAAGTTAGAACGAACACGTTCTAAAGTTAACTTCTGTGAATCTTTCCCTTCTGGTGAAATCACTAAAATTATGGATAGCAACGTCCAGAAAAGTTCCATTTTTGGGAATTGTAACATTAAAAGGTATCCTGCCAAAAAACCAAGCACACATCGAAAGGTATAAATGATGATAGGCGACGTTATAATGTGTTTTACAACATTTTTCAACTTATTTTTCTTTTGTGCTGCAAATTTATTCGCTGTGGTATTTATATGAAAATATTTGAAAGGATTTTTTTTAAAACTTGTAAATTGGGTATCTTTGGATTTTTAAAAAGAAGCATGAAAAAACTGATTTTAGACGAATTGAACCGAAAAAATACCGATGAATTTAAACAAGCAACAAAAACGCCTATAATTGTGGTGCTTGACGATATTAGAAGTTTACACAATATTGGCTCATTTTTTAGAACCTGTGATGCTTTTTTAAT is from Paenimyroides aestuarii and encodes:
- the arsC gene encoding arsenate reductase (glutaredoxin) (This arsenate reductase requires both glutathione and glutaredoxin to convert arsenate to arsenite, after which the efflux transporter formed by ArsA and ArsB can extrude the arsenite from the cell, providing resistance.), with translation MIKIFHNPKCSKSREGLCTLQDLGKEVEIVQYIKNPLSFNEIKALLKVLKIDAIDLVRTKEAVWKEHFKGKELTSDAIIQAMVDFPQLIERPIVVNGNKAVIARPAEKIKEVL
- a CDS encoding CPBP family intramembrane glutamic endopeptidase, with translation MYLEQFKKDQPSILKYIPFIVGFIGFMALNIIVSSMMNLDASTMIQDSINRLGKNFTFFTFLIPFAFFLVLLFGWWLVIHKYSIKQLTTSRAQIDYKRFFFSFGVWGGINILVLLISYLLQPESFQLQFNAQSFIPLFIIALIFIPIQTSFEEYFFRGYFMQFSAFVTKNRIAALIITSVVFGLMHLSNPEVSSMGLTVMIFYIGCGFVLGIMTLMDEGLELALGFHAANNLLGALLVTSNDAVFQTDALFIFNGSSNIYEMLIQVFIIFPILLLIFSKKYNWANWKQKLFKPI
- a CDS encoding AMP-binding protein, with protein sequence MEKKICIHPDFKLNGRSYTKNSICELAIALIRDGEAHEKDLGRLILEWFDDNTYISLTTSGTTGTPKRIELSKQAMEASALATGEFFKLQPKDTALLCLPTCYIAGKMMFIRAVLLGLELDFVSPTKEPLKNTNKVYDFVAMVPLQVHHSITQIEQCKTLIVGGARLSDQTKDLLMDMMVNVYETYGMTETITHIAAKRIDEKYFTVLPHANISQDHRGCLVIEAPLIADYLIVTNDLVEMPNEIQFEWKGRYDNLVNSGGVKLIPEVIEQKLAEYIPYRFYVMGKSDKELGEKLVLVIEHKPYTLVPEAFDSLEKYEKPRETIFIEKFKETPNGKVLRKESIS
- a CDS encoding HEAT repeat domain-containing protein gives rise to the protein MNIEDLFKDKTIKAKAKVKTLGEWLLSDEMPIEELLAFAEQQKSTHKATCIEAIEWATKKTPSIANEAVFEYVTELLKEEEPRLKWESAKVIGNTAKLYPEKLEKAIDNLLLNAENEGTVVRWATAYSLAEIIKLKTENNWKLVPKVAVLCEKEADNGVNKKYADALKKVKK
- a CDS encoding VOC family protein; this encodes MATVHTYLNFNGNCEEAFNFYKSVFGGEFTYLGRFSEMPPQEGMPPMSEADQNKIMHVGLPIGSTVLMGSDTGGEWAPAFLQGNNFSISINPESKEEADQLFNGLSAGGQITMPMEDTFWGAYFGMFTDKFGINWMINFESHQNA
- a CDS encoding DUF4199 domain-containing protein, which encodes MKNIRIEVKWALLFAIMSLVWMWLEKLSGLHSTYIDYHMYITNLFAIPAIWFMVMGLKDKKKNFYNGIMTYKQGLISGAILSLCIAVLSPITQWITSYIITPEYFPNVIKRSVELGYYPSTSAAEAYFNYNNYAIQSAIGALAMGIVTTAIAMIFIRTKK
- a CDS encoding VOC family protein, encoding MKLGAFSISLAVKDIHQSKDFYEKLGFEYKGGNIDQNWIILKNDNAVIGLFQGMFEGNILTFNPGWDNDAQNLESFDDVRTIQEHLKKQGIALTAEADHNTSGAAHITLIDPDGNQILIDQHR
- a CDS encoding FUSC family protein, with protein sequence MKNVVKHIITSPIIIYTFRCVLGFLAGYLLMLQFPKMELFWTLLSIILVISPEGKDSQKLTLERVRSNFIGSIVGLLCFLIHATNIYVLLLGIVATIVICYLFKPTYIFIS